Proteins from one Staphylococcus saprophyticus subsp. saprophyticus ATCC 15305 = NCTC 7292 genomic window:
- a CDS encoding 2-dehydropantoate 2-reductase N-terminal domain-containing protein: protein MARGKTLEQLNQKGLKLKHLLQRKTTIEYIPTINTLSEQDIYDVIFVTMKYSDFYNVVPTLAENKSQNIIFVGNNMCH, encoded by the coding sequence TTGGCACGAGGGAAAACTTTAGAACAATTGAATCAAAAAGGACTAAAACTTAAACATTTATTACAAAGAAAGACGACAATTGAATATATACCAACGATCAACACACTTTCAGAACAGGATATATATGACGTGATTTTTGTAACGATGAAGTATTCAGATTTTTATAATGTGGTTCCAACATTAGCTGAAAATAAAAGTCAAAATATTATCTTTGTTGGAAATAACATGTGCCATTAA